The DNA window TGATGATTTCGTGGGGTGTGTGTCCGGCCTCGGCGACGCTCATGCCAGAACCTCTGAGAGGGTCGTCGACCATTCGGCCATGCGTGTCTCGAACACCGCTTCGTCGATGGTGACGGTGAGGTCGAAGCCTGGCGCCTCGACGAAGTCGAGATTCGCGGCGCGGTCCCCGAGCGATGCCTTCAGTGTCTCGAACAGCGAGAGCGGACCGTGCACGACGATGCGCACCGCTTCGGCATCGCCGACCGCTTCGCGTATCGCGCTGGCGAGCACCTCGATCGAGCGTTTCTGCAGGTCGTCGCTGACGATGCCGCCGATGATGCGGGCGACCGTGGCGGCGACAAGCCCGGTCACGCGCGCCTCCATTGCATCGATGCGCGACGAGACCGCCTTGCCGACATCGTCGCCGAGGCTTTCGAGAAATAGCCTTGCTTCCTCTGCATTGGCCTGGCGTTCGGCTCCGACTGCGGCATCATGCGCAGCCGACAGGCGGGCCTCGAGCGCCGCCTCGGCCTGGGCAACCGCTTCCGCGATCAGCGTGCCGATATCGGCTTGCGGCGTCGGCGCCTCGGGCTTGTGTTGCGGATCGACGGCGGCCCGGGGCTGGCCGGCACGTTGCGTGCGGGTGCCGAAATCAGGCAGAAGGTCGAAGAGGGCTACGGAGGGCATGGCTTACACCGCGACTTCCTGGGCAGCCCATTTGCGCAGGATCTGCGCGGTGCGCTCCTCGTTGAGGTCGACCATCCGGGCAAGCCGATCCTGCGGCGCCGGCCTGATCTTCTGGCGAAGATCGTCGAGCGGTGTCGGACCTGGGCGCGAGCCGGGCAAGGCGGCAACCGCGGCATTGTCGGCGGCGGCCGTTGCTTCCGGCGTCGGCAGCGAGCGCTGGACGTCATCGAAGCTGGGGCCTGACAGGGCCGGTGTCGCCTTTGCCGTCAGCGCCGACGCCATCGGCCTCAGGCCGAAGAAGGCGACCAGGAACACCACGACAATGAAGGCGCCGGCATTGATCAGCGTGCCGGCATGCTGGCCAATGGAATCGAGCATTCCAGCCTGCGGGATCGCCTCGCCATCCAGCCCGTCGATGAACTCGACCGCCGAGACGTCGATGACGTCGCCGCGCTTTTCGTCGAAGCCGGTCGCCGAGGTCACCATCTTCTGGATATCGGCGACGCGCTTGGCAATCTGTTCCGGCGTGGCGTCCTTGCCGAGGATGGCCGTCAGCCGCTGCTGGTTGACGACGACGGCAATCGACATCTTGGTGACGCTGTAGCCGTTGGAGACGGTGGCGATCTTCTTCGAATTGATCTCGTAGTTGGTGATCTCTTCCTTGCGGTCGTTTTGCGAAGAGGACTGCGGACCATCGGTGGCGGTCGCCTGGGTCTCGGGCAGGTTCTGCTCGACGCTGGCCGGGGTGGAAGCCTGCTTCTGGTTGTTGTTCTCGTTGGCGCGCACCGACTGCACCGAGCGCTCGACGCGGGAATTCGGATCGAAAATGGTTTCTTCCGTCTGGCGGGTGTCTGTGTTGACCTCGGCCTTGACGCTGGCGCGGAAATTGTCGGGGCCGAGATAGGCCGTCAGCGCGCGGCGGATGTTGTCGCCGATCTGCGCCTCGACGGTCTGCTCGACGCCGAGCGTGCGGGCGGCGCTGGTGTTGGAAGGATCATCGCCCGCGGCCAGCAGATTGCCGCTGGAATCGAGCACCGTCACCTTGTCGGCCGACAGGCCGGGGACGGCGGCGGCGACGAGATGGCGGATCGACATGGCGCTCTTCTCGGCGTCGATGCCGGCGTAGCGGATGACCACAGAGGCGGAGGGCTGCTGCTCGTCGCGGCGGAAATTGGCGCGCTCGGACATGACGATGTGGACGCGCGCCGCCTTGATGCCCGATATCGACTGGATGGTGCGCGCGATCTCGCCTTCCAGCGCGCGCACGCGGGTGATCTGCTGCATGAAAGAGGTGAGGCCGAGCGAGCCGACATTGTCGAACAGTTCGTAGCCGGCATTGGCGCTGGTCGGCAGGCCCTTTTCGGCAAGCAGCATGCGCGCCTGCGCGGTGGTGCCGGCAGGCACCAGCACCGAGGTTCCGTCGGCGCCGACATCGAAGCCGATGCCGGCTTCGCCCAGCACCAGCCCGATCTGGTTCACGTCGGCGCGGTCGAGCCCGACATAGAGCGTGTCGTAGGCGGGGCGGTTGAGATAGACCGAGGCGATGCCGATGACGCCCATCACCAGAACGGCGATGCCCGCCAGCATGGCAAGGCGCTTCACGCCAAACCCGCGGAGATTCGAGATGATGCTCTGGATCTGTTCCGGCACGGTTCAACGACTCCCAGCATGATTGTCCGCCGGAACAGTAGTCCTCGAAGCTTGTGCGAAAATGAAATCGGGCCGCGCTTGCAGCGCGGCCCGTCAATCGATGAGAAAGGAGGGCGCCGGTGGCGCCCGCGATTAGTTCTTGAACAGCGACAGGATCGACTGCGAGGCGCTGTTGGCGATCGACAGCGACTGGATGCCGAGCTGCTGCTGCACCTGCAGCGCCTGCAGGCGGGTCGATTCCTTGTTCATGTCGGCATCGACAAGCTGGCCGACGCCGCGGTCGATGGAGTCCATCAAGCTCTGGGTGAAGGTTTTCTGCAGGTCGATGCTGCTCTTGGCCGAGCCGAGGATGGTGGCAGAGTCGGTCAACTGGGCCATGACCTTGTCGATCCTGGTCACCATCTGCGTGATGATGTCGTCGGTTACCCCGGCCGCCGTGATGTCGAGGTTGTAGGCGGAAATATTGTCGACCCTGGCCACCACCGCTCCCGCCGCCGTCTGGCCTGCGGCGTTTGCGGCGATGTCCGTTTGTCCGAGTGCGAGCGAGGCCGCATAGGCGTTGTCATACAGGGTCTGGGCGGCTCCCGTGGCATAGATGGAGGTCTGGCGATCGAGGGTGCCGTAGTTCTTGACGCCGGTGGCCAGGCCGTAGTCGAAAAGCTTGGTGCCCTCGACATCGATGTTGATCGTTCCGATCGAGACGGCGCCGGATGAAGAGCGATTGAATGAAGACACGATCTGGGAGTCGGCCTGCACGCCGTCATTGGCGGCCAAGACCTGCTTGGAGGTCACCGCAAGGAAATTCGAGCCGGAGAAAGTGGCCGCATCGGCAAAGGACTTCATCTGCGCCTGAAGCGCCTTGATCTCGGTCTGGGTCTTTGCCTTGGCTGCGTCCGTCTGGCCGACGGTCGAAAGCAGCTTGGTCTTGATCTGGCCGATCGTCGTCAGGACATTGTTCATGCCGGTGTAGGCGGTATCGACTTTCGAGGCGCCGAGGCCGAGTGCATCCTGCACCGTCGACAGGGCCGAATTG is part of the Mesorhizobium loti genome and encodes:
- the fliF gene encoding flagellar M-ring protein FliF; the protein is MPEQIQSIISNLRGFGVKRLAMLAGIAVLVMGVIGIASVYLNRPAYDTLYVGLDRADVNQIGLVLGEAGIGFDVGADGTSVLVPAGTTAQARMLLAEKGLPTSANAGYELFDNVGSLGLTSFMQQITRVRALEGEIARTIQSISGIKAARVHIVMSERANFRRDEQQPSASVVIRYAGIDAEKSAMSIRHLVAAAVPGLSADKVTVLDSSGNLLAAGDDPSNTSAARTLGVEQTVEAQIGDNIRRALTAYLGPDNFRASVKAEVNTDTRQTEETIFDPNSRVERSVQSVRANENNNQKQASTPASVEQNLPETQATATDGPQSSSQNDRKEEITNYEINSKKIATVSNGYSVTKMSIAVVVNQQRLTAILGKDATPEQIAKRVADIQKMVTSATGFDEKRGDVIDVSAVEFIDGLDGEAIPQAGMLDSIGQHAGTLINAGAFIVVVFLVAFFGLRPMASALTAKATPALSGPSFDDVQRSLPTPEATAAADNAAVAALPGSRPGPTPLDDLRQKIRPAPQDRLARMVDLNEERTAQILRKWAAQEVAV
- a CDS encoding flagellin, producing MASIMTNASALTALQSLSATNKSLEQTQARISTGYRVSQASDNAAYWSIATTMRSDNSALSTVQDALGLGASKVDTAYTGMNNVLTTIGQIKTKLLSTVGQTDAAKAKTQTEIKALQAQMKSFADAATFSGSNFLAVTSKQVLAANDGVQADSQIVSSFNRSSSGAVSIGTINIDVEGTKLFDYGLATGVKNYGTLDRQTSIYATGAAQTLYDNAYAASLALGQTDIAANAAGQTAAGAVVARVDNISAYNLDITAAGVTDDIITQMVTRIDKVMAQLTDSATILGSAKSSIDLQKTFTQSLMDSIDRGVGQLVDADMNKESTRLQALQVQQQLGIQSLSIANSASQSILSLFKN